From one Lycium barbarum isolate Lr01 chromosome 6, ASM1917538v2, whole genome shotgun sequence genomic stretch:
- the LOC132643686 gene encoding outer envelope protein 80, chloroplastic yields the protein MPQNKDIRFTSSSIKLPLFSPPPLYHHNTPNPFFTNLHLILQNFPKFPHPFHQNGALFKFPHPKFNPQNAILEFLTKPRNINPCSWNLPNTTAPLLCCASIALSSNLDTPKTGNEERVLISEVLVRNKDGEELERKDLESEALNALKACRPNSALTVREVQEDVHRIVSSGYFCSCMPVAVDTRDGIRLVFQVEPNQEFHGLVCEGANVLPARFIEDSFRDGYGKIVNIKRIDEIISSINGWYMERGLFGAVSSIEMLSGGMIKLEISEAEVNNIAIRFLDRTGEPTVGKTRPETILRQLTTKKGQVYSMLQGKRDVDTVLAMGIMEDVSIIPQPAGDTGKVDLVMNVVERKSGGGISAGGGISSGITSGPLAGLIGSCAIYHKNLFGRNQKLNLSLERGQIDSIFRINYTDPWIEGDDKRTSRSIMIQNSRTPGTLVHNQPDGSLTIGRVTAGIEYSRPFRPKWNGTAGIIFQRAGARDDKGSPIIRDYYSSPLTASGNTHDDMLLAKLETVYTGSGDPSSSVFVFNMDQGLPVWSEWLVFNRVNARARKGLALGPMRLLLSFSGGHVVGNFPPHEAFAIGGTNSVRGYEEGAVGSGRSYVVGCGEVSFPLMGPVGGAVFADYGTDLGSGPSVPGDPAGPRRKPGSGYGCGVGIRVDSPLGPLRLEYAFNDQRTGRFHFGVGLRN from the exons ATGCCCCAAAACAAAGATATTCGCTTCACTTCATCTTCCATCAAACTCCCTCTCTTCTCCCCCCCTCCATTATACCACCATAATACCCCTAACCCATTCTTCACCAACCTACACTTAATCCTacaaaattttcccaaattcccacaCCCATTTCATCAAAATGGTGCTTTATTCAAATTCCCACACCCAAAATTCAATCCCCAAAATGCAATTCTTGAATTCCTAACAAAACCAAGAAACATAAACCCATGTTCTTGGAATTTACCAAATACTACTGCACCTCTACTTTGCTGTGCATCAATAGCATTGAGCAGCAATTTGGATACCCCGAAAACCGGGAATGAAGAGAGAGTGTTGATAAGTGAAGTGTtagtgagaaataaagatggagAAGAACTTGAAAGGAAGGATTTGGAGAGTGAAGCATTGAATGCATTGAAAGCGTGTCGGCCAAATTCGGCGCTTACTGTGAGAGAGGTACAAGAGGATGTGCATAGGATAGTTTCAAGTGGGTATTTTTGCTCTTGTATGCCTGTTGCTGTTGATACTAGAGATGGTATTCGCTTGGTTTTCCAG GTAGAACCAAACCAAGAGTTCCACGGTTTGGTATGTGAAGGAGCCAATGTGCTTCCAGCAAGGTTTATAGAGGATTCTTTTCGAGATGGATATG GAAAAATTGTTAATATCAAGCGGATAGATGAAATAATAAGCTCTATAAATGGTTGGTACATGGAGCGGGGTCTTTTTGGAGCG GTATCGAGTATAGAGATGCTCTCTGGAGGTATGATTAAGCTAGAAATTTCTGAAGCAGAGGTGAATAACATTGCCATCCGTTTCCTTGATAGGAC TGGTGAGCCAACTGTAGGGAAAACAAGGCCTGAAACTATACTTCGGCAACTTACTACAAAGAAAGGGCAG GTTTACAGCATGCTTCAAGGGAAAAGAGATGTGGACACTGTCTTAGCTATGGGCATTATGGAAGATGTTAGCATTATTCCCCAACCTGCTGGAG ACACTGGTAAGGTAGACTTAGTTATGAATGTTGTCGAGCGCAAGAGTGGGGGTGGTATTTCTGCCGGTGGTGGAATTTCTAGTGG GATCACAAGTGGACCCCTTGCTGGATTAATTGGCAG TTGTGCCATATACCACAAGAATCTTTTCGGGAGAAATCAAAAGCTGAATTTGTCACTAGAGCGGGGGCAAATTGACTCAATCTTTCGGATAAACTACACAGATCCATGGATTGAAGGAGATGACAAGAGGACTTCAAGATCAATTATGATACAG AATTCGAGGACACCTGGGACACTTGTTCATAATCAACCCGATGGTAGCCTGACGATAGGACGTGTCACTGCTGGGATTGAATACAGTCGGCCATTCAGGCCAAAGTGGAATGGGACAGCTGGAATCATATTTCAG CGTGCTGGTGCTCGGGATGACAAGGGGAGTCCTATTATAAGGGACTACTACAGTAGTCCACTTACTGCAAG CGGCAACACTCACGATGATATGTTACTTGCCAAACTTGAGACTGTCTATACTGGTTCCGGTGACCCCAGCTCTTCTGTG TTTGTTTTCAACATGGATCAAGGACTTCCTGTGTGGTCGGAGTGGCTAGTTTTCAACAGAGTCAATGCTCGTGCTAGAAAAGGATTGGCATTAGGTCCTATGCGTCTCCTCCTAAG TTTCTCTGGTGGTCATGTGGTTGGTAATTTTCCGCCTCATGAAGCATTTGCGATTGGTGGAACCAATAGTGTAAGAGGATATGAAGAAGGGGCAGTTGGCTCCGGCCGGTCTTATGTGGTTGGATGTGGAGAAGTTTCATTCCCTCTG ATGGGGCCAGTAGGGGGGGCTGTATTTGCTGATTATGGCACAGACCTTGGAT